The following proteins are co-located in the Cryptococcus neoformans var. grubii H99 chromosome 1, complete sequence genome:
- a CDS encoding transcription elongation factor SPT5, with protein sequence MSDIEVKSSPPESPVQEQEETRLAGRKRARVMDPDEEDDDTQVVNNQDEEKDAKEEDDEEGGNGQAEGADEGEDDEDDDEDDDDDEDDEDEDDDGERRAKRRRKQKRFRFLDVEAEVDDEDEEEDEDNDYGDVAEFIDEAPEDVGARDDHQHRRLNRVFGRNEEEDVHDIVQRLKERHAGAARYNGDSDAVPQRLLMPGVNDPSLWKVVVKSGREHAICASIFRKVFAQQYSANPIDVISVFCRDSIPGMIFIEARQSASVSAAVNGIVGIFMSKGVNLVPIEEMAPLLKMKKKDVNLTPGMWVRMKRGKHAGDLAQVVDVDQITSGVVGIKFIPRIDLTPREKRKERIAIGKPGGVRPPARLFAYDDVRKIYGRQSVRQGAQGSYLFDNDEYVDGFCIKDVKIPAVATEDVNPTLEEISRFTGDDDSTAKFDLSAIADANKNLSTSLLFPGDKIEVYEGEQTGLYGIVEAVSPDVIAIKAEGGEVHGQTVEVPARSVRKRFDVGEHVKVLGGKHTDASGMVVEVKGDIVTLMSDLGEQEIKVFSKDLRKAADTTNLTATKGLYDVHDMVMLDSTTAGLVTKVEGGLLRILDQNGAAKSVSPEQVSIRRDNKRFAVATDSQGNDMKVGDNMKETDGEMRQGEVINIFRSIFVFLYNREYTDNFGVFVARANSLISVTPKSAVNDLTKINPALNQQLPYGGASLMPAPTANLNRNRLINTLVVVTKGTSKGLIGVIKDVQGENARVELKHNNKTLSVNLASLKRKDQKTGATFPLETAGIASAAGGYGTRPNAGQYDINPYGGATAMHPSMGGQTPALMGGRTPAVRFGQTPNPYAAGVQNGKTPNPYATGVGGKTPSAAYASGGKTPAWGASGGKTPAYGMASGGKTPAYGIQGGKTPNAYAMGPPGPSGGRTPAYGTYGRPEASGSRPSAMPPPPAPYSAPYSEPTPAGNGAPTPAAPGNAYTAPTPYGAPTPYIAPTPGMPSLSAPTPGPGGGIAPTPFGAPTPYGVQSYGASALQQRGLPWDWALDFRNVIVEIGPSYRPGSRNPLHFKRGFFDGKRFGYNDIIGESVRAILLDDSSVVEEIPAEYLRPAKADSQGQVVVVIGGGPEQKGQQRTTQYENGGSWMMELEGGDMAPLVVDGADLCRIWKV encoded by the exons ATGTCTGACATCGAAGTAAAAAGTTCGCCGCCCGAGTCACCTGTACAAGAGCAGGAGGAAACAAGGTTAGccgggagaaagagg GCAAGAGTAATGGATCCTGACG aagaggatgat GATACTCAGGTCGTAAATAAtcaggatgaagagaaagatgcgaaggaagaggatgatgaagagggaggcAACGGTCAAGCGGAAGGGGCAGAcgaaggtgaagatgacgaggacgatgatgaggacgatgatgatgatgaagatgatgaagatgaagacgacgaTGGAG AGCGACGTGCAAAACGACGCAGAAAGCAGAAAAGGTTTAGGTTCTTGGATGTCGAAGCCGAGGTagacgacgaggatgaggaagaagatgaagacaacGATTACGGAGACG TCGCCGAATTCATTGATGAGGCGCCTGAGGATGTTGGGGCTCGGGATGATCATCAACATCGCCGACTTAATCGTGTCTTTGGACGTaacgaagaggaggatgtgcATGATATTGTACAGAGATTGAAGGAGAGACACGCCGGCGCGGCGAGGTATAACGGCGACAGTGACGCAGTCCCGCAAAGGCTGCTTATGCCTGGTGTCAATGATCCAAGCCTGTGGAAGGTAGTCGTCAAG TCCGGCCGCGAACACGCTATTTGTGCTTCAATCTTCCGAAAGGTTTTTGCACAACAATACTCTGCGAACCCCATCGACGtcatctccgtcttctGCCGTGATTCCATCCCCGGCATGATCTTCATCGAAGCCCGTCAGTCCGCCTCTGTGAGCGCCGCTGTTAACGGCATTGTCGGCATATTCATGTCTAAGGGCGTTAACCTCGTTCCCattgaggagatggccCCTTTGctcaagatgaagaagaaagatgtcAATCTCACGCCGGGGATGTGGGtaaggatgaagaggggcAAACACGCGGGTGACTTGGCGCAGGTGGTGGATGTTGATCAGATCACGAGCGGTGTCGTTGGTATAAAGTTTATTCCTCGCATTGATCTCACGCCtcgagagaagagaaaggaacGCATTGCCATTGGGAAACCCGGTGGCGTTCGCCCACCAGCTCGTCTTTTTGCGTATGACGATGTACGAAAGATCTATGGACGACAAAGTGTGCGTCAAGGCGCTCAAGGCAGTTATCTGTTCGACAACGATGAATATGTCGACGGGTTCTGTATCAAGGATGTCAAGATCCCTGCAGTTGCGACGGAGGACGTTAACCCTACCCTTGAAGAGATCTCACGTTTCACCGGTGACGATGACTCCACAGCCAAATTCGATCTTTCCGCTATCGCGGACGCCAACAAGAACCTTTCCacatctctccttttccctggTGACAAGATTGAAGTTTATGAAGGCGAACAAACAGGGCTGTACGGTATCGTAGAAGCCGTGTCTCCCGACGTCATTGCTATCAAGGCTGAGGGTGGAGAGGTCCATGGCCAGACTGTTGAGGTTCCTGCGCGAAGTGTTCGGAAACGCTTCGACGTCGGTGAGCATGTCAAGGTGCTGGGAGGAAAGCATACAGATGCGTCGGGtatggtggtggaggtcaAGGGAGACATTGTGACTTTGATGTCTGACCTGGGCGAACAAGAAATCAAAGTTTTTTCTAAAGATCTTCGAAAAGCCGCCGACACCACCAACCTCACGGCTACGAAAGGTTTATATGACGTTCATGACATGGTGATGTTGGATTCAACAACAGCTGGATTAGTGACCAAGGTGGAAGGAGGGTTGCTGAGGATCTTGGATCAAAACGGTGCTGCGAAGAGTGTTTCACCTGAGCAGGTCTCAATAAGAAGGGACAACAAGCGTTTTGCTGTCGCCACGGATTCGCAAGGGAATGACATGAAAGTTGGTGACAACATGAAGGAAACTGATGGAGAG ATGCGACAAGGAGAAgtcatcaacatcttccgTTCCATCTTTGTGTTTCTCTATAACCGCGAATACACAGATAACTTCGGTGTTTTCGTTGCTCGTGCCAACTCTCTTATATCTGTTACTCCCAAATCAGCTGTTAATGACCTCACCAAAATAAATCCAGCACTTAATCAGCAGCTTCCTTATGGCGGTGCAAGTCTTATGCCAGCTCCCACGGCAAATCTCAACAGAAACAGACTCATTAACACCCTTGTGGTTGTAACAAAGGGGACGAGTAAGGGATTGATTGGTGTCATCAAGGATGTACAAGGTGAAAACGCAAGAGTCGAGCTAAAACACAACAATAAGACCCTCTCAGTCAACCTCGCTTCGCTCAAGAGAAAAGA CCAAAAAACTGGTGCGACGTTCCCTTTGGAAACGGCTGGAATAGCTTCTGCGGCTGGTGGCTATGGCACTCGTCCAAATGCTGGCCAATACGATATCAATCCGTACGGCGGTGCCACAGCCATGCATCCCTCGATG GGCGGACAAACTCCGGCTTTGATGGGCGGAAGAACACCAGCTGTTCGCTTTGGACAGACACCTAACCCATACGCT GCTGGAGTACAAAACGGCAAAACGCCCAACCCGTATGCGACAGGCGTTGGGGGCAAGACACCGTCAGCGGCCTACGCCTCTGGTGGGAAGACTCCTGCATGGGGAGCTTCTGGAGGTAAGACACCAGCATACGGTATGGCATCCGGAGGCAAAACCCCGGCATACGGCATCCAAGGTGGCAAGACCCCCAACGCATATGCCATGGGTCCTCCTGGTCCTTCTGGTGGTCGAACGCCGGCATATGGAACTTACGGTCGACCAGAGGCAAGTGGTTCCAGGCCCAGCGCTatgcctcctccccccGCGCCTTACAGCGCCCCGTACAGTGAACCAACGCCAGCCGGTAATGGAGCACCGACACCTGCTGCCCCGGGAAACGCTTACACAGCTCCAACACCTTATGGTGCACCCACTCCCTATATTGCACCGACTCCCGGTATGCCTTCTCTTTCAGCCCCTACACCTGGACCGGGCGGTGGTATTGCGCCCACACCGTTTGGAGCTCCGACACCATATGGAGTTCAAAGCTACGGCGCTTCTGCTCTGCAGCAGCGGG GTCTACCTTGGGATTGGGCTCTCGACTTCAGAAACGTTATTGTGGAAATCGGCCCTTCCTATCGTCCCGGTTCTCGTAACCCTTTGCATTTCAAGCGAGGATTCTTTGATGGGAAACGGTTTGGCTACAATGACATCATTGGCGAGAGCGTACGGGCGATACTCTTGGATGACTCTTCAGTTGTAGAAGAGATACCTGCAGAATATCTCCGTCCAGCCAAGGCAGACAGTCAAGGACAAGTTGTGGTTGTCATTGGTGGTGGGCCAGAACAAAAGGGTCAACAACGGACAACTCAATATGAGAACGGAGGGtcttggatgatggagcTGGAAGGGGGTGATATGGCTCCTTTGGTCGTCGATGGCGCAGACTTGTGTAGGATTTGGAAAGTGTAG